The proteins below are encoded in one region of Trueperaceae bacterium:
- a CDS encoding anti-sigma factor — protein MTIDEALLIDYALGTVSSEQAREVESFLRVDSEAARRVRRIQDDLSWLVMTLPPARTDERSVELLVERLRASPIPPRSHDRLTRGAAKRSSRWAAFGIAVALGVAAWLVLGPLLRPDRVERLVERYQARPGALSSRLIDEDGRELGTLVRLPDGRLFVAFDERPPEGVYQLWALREDGPFSLAVVEGRTMLTEPVTEASSLAITLEPVGGSEHPSAPLLVEDL, from the coding sequence GTGACGATCGACGAGGCGCTGCTCATCGATTACGCCCTCGGCACGGTGTCGTCCGAGCAGGCCCGCGAGGTGGAGAGCTTCCTGAGGGTGGACTCGGAGGCTGCGAGGCGGGTGCGGCGCATCCAGGACGACCTGTCGTGGTTGGTGATGACCCTGCCGCCCGCGCGGACCGACGAAAGGTCGGTGGAGCTGCTGGTAGAGCGGTTGCGCGCTTCGCCAATACCGCCGCGGTCTCACGATCGGCTCACGCGTGGCGCCGCCAAGCGCAGCTCGCGCTGGGCCGCATTCGGCATCGCAGTCGCTCTCGGGGTCGCTGCCTGGCTCGTGCTCGGCCCGCTGCTGCGTCCGGACCGAGTCGAGCGGCTGGTCGAGAGGTACCAGGCGCGTCCGGGGGCGTTGTCGAGCCGCCTCATAGACGAGGATGGCCGGGAATTGGGAACCCTGGTGCGGCTGCCGGATGGCCGTCTCTTCGTCGCGTTCGACGAACGCCCGCCGGAAGGCGTCTACCAGCTCTGGGCCCTGCGCGAAGACGGCCCGTTCTCCCTGGCCGTGGTCGAAGGCCGCACCATGCTGACCGAGCCGGTGACCGAGGCGTCGAGCCTGGCCATAACCCTCGAGCCGGTCGGCGGCAGCGAACACCCCTCGGCCCCGTTGCTGGTGGAAGACCTCTGA
- a CDS encoding sigma factor — protein MGRAEQQPASDIRISSDEDLVELMAERDEAALRETFRRYAPFIVSMAERMGLDGEAQEFTQEVFIRLWEGARRFDRMKAGARTWIVTTAHRMAIRRLGGYGPLDLRGGSPQPDDLAGEPLYLSDALDRLDPLARQLLELAFFGGHDHRQLVERSGRSPATVHTALKRALASLHDAAVEVRR, from the coding sequence ATGGGCCGTGCCGAACAGCAGCCTGCCAGCGACATCAGGATCTCGAGCGACGAGGATCTGGTGGAGCTCATGGCCGAGCGTGACGAGGCGGCGCTTCGTGAGACCTTCCGCCGCTACGCCCCCTTCATAGTCTCGATGGCCGAACGGATGGGCTTGGACGGAGAAGCGCAGGAGTTCACCCAGGAGGTGTTCATCCGGCTCTGGGAGGGCGCGCGACGGTTCGACCGGATGAAGGCCGGGGCCAGAACCTGGATCGTCACGACCGCTCACCGGATGGCGATCCGTCGCCTCGGAGGGTACGGGCCGCTGGACCTGCGCGGTGGATCTCCGCAGCCGGACGACCTGGCGGGTGAGCCGCTTTACTTGTCCGATGCGCTGGACCGGCTCGACCCGCTCGCCCGGCAGCTGCTCGAACTGGCCTTCTTCGGAGGCCACGATCACCGTCAGTTGGTCGAGAGGAGCGGGCGTTCGCCGGCAACGGTGCACACCGCCCTGAAGCGCGCGTTGGCGTCGCTGCACGATGCGGCTGTTGAGGTGCGCCGGTGA
- a CDS encoding twin-arginine translocase TatA/TatE family subunit, translating into MPRIGPLGIWEILIILVVILLIFGPRRLPEMAKGIGQSVREFRKGIRDMKDDFEAGANEKPAKAQASESRAATVGDSAAKQEKGADDDAKAKVESKTADQSA; encoded by the coding sequence ATGCCGCGAATCGGTCCGCTCGGTATCTGGGAGATTCTGATCATCCTCGTGGTGATCCTGCTCATTTTCGGTCCACGTCGCCTGCCCGAGATGGCGAAGGGCATCGGCCAGTCGGTGAGAGAGTTCCGCAAAGGCATCCGTGACATGAAGGACGACTTCGAAGCCGGGGCCAACGAGAAGCCCGCCAAGGCGCAGGCCAGCGAGAGCAGGGCGGCGACCGTCGGCGACAGCGCGGCCAAGCAGGAGAAGGGCGCCGATGACGACGCCAAGGCCAAGGTAGAAAGCAAGACCGCCGACCAGTCGGCCTGA